GTAGGTTGCCTTGCATACTTCTCAGGTGGAGGTCCGGACGGAAAAACCCCGTCATTATAGTTGCGACCCAGCATCGTGGGTCGTCCTGTGTCCTCCGATAGCCGACAGGGACAGTACGTATCCGCAGATCGTATCCGTTGATCGGCCGTAGTCAGCGAGATTCCCTGCCGTAGTCAGCGAGATTCCCTGCCGCAGTCAGCGACATGCCCGGCCGCAGTCAGCGACGGACTCGGCCACGTCGACCAGCGTTAACCAGGTGTTCGAGGCCGCACGGAGTGCAACCAGATCAGTCGCTTCAACGGTAACCTCTATTGTTGATTCCGAGCGAGAGAGGGAGACCTGCGAGCGCTCGTCATCAATATCACCGACCTCTGGACGGACGCTCCGCTCGATTATCCGTGCAACAGTAGCCG
This DNA window, taken from Natranaeroarchaeum aerophilus, encodes the following:
- a CDS encoding KEOPS complex subunit Pcc1, with amino-acid sequence MDAFVHGATYTFAYDSATVARIIERSVRPEVGDIDDERSQVSLSRSESTIEVTVEATDLVALRAASNTWLTLVDVAESVADCGRACR